A stretch of DNA from Nitrospira sp. KM1:
CCGCTCATGGGAAGTGCCTTTCAACGCCTTGAGTTGCAAGGAAGAACGGGATCTTAGACGGTGGGTCGTACGTATAGCAAGCGTACAAAGGACCTAGGGTCGAGACCCGAAAGTCCTAGGCTGATCGAAAGAATTTATCTTGCCATTTTGAAGCAAAAGCGAGCTTGCCGGTTGAACGTCCCCTCAGTCGCATCTCTGAATTATGCAAGAATCTTATCTGGCTGGAATTGCAGGAAAATATTCATTTAAGAACGACGCATATTCTCTGCCGGCATCCGTAAATGCCCCGGGGGTGCCTCGTCATTTTGCTGCCACTCGGATTGCAGAGGCGGCTGGGCCGTTGCCTTTTTCCGCCTATGGATTTGTGTCTCGATACGGGAGGCCCTCACGCTCGGGGATTTCTCAGGTCCGTTTGAAGGCGTACTCATGATCGATTCTTCATCCATTGGGTCGAGCGTAGCACCCGTTGTTGCCTATGGTCAATTGGGCAAGACCGCATAAACCTTGACAGTATGTGACGATTTGCTAAGGTTGCTCAAAGCAACCCTTGTCCTAACAAGAAGGACTACTACTATGATCCTGCGCTCAACCTTACATGTTGTGGTTCTGTCCGTAATGGCATTGGCTTACGCAAACTGCCAGATGGCTTGGGCTGATGATCTCGACAGCATTCGATACGGAGAATCGGTCCTCACCTATGCATCCGGATCGATTAGGCAATCGAGCCCTCAGGATGGCGTGGTCAACGTCATTACCGGAGACAATCAGACAACCGGAGACAGGATGCAGTTGGGGCAAGGTGACGTCTTGTATCTCAAATTAAGGAATCCGGGAGAGGCGTCAATAGGCGACCTTTACAGCATTTTCAAGCGAACGCGCAAGGTTTTCCATCCACAGACGAACCGATATATGGGCTATCTCGTTAACCGTCTCGCCATCGTGCGTGTGACGCAGGTGGAAAAATCGCTGAGCACGGTTCAGGTCATCAGAGCCTATGCAGCGATCTCTCCAGGCGACCCGGTGGTGAAATTCACTCTCCCTGAAGAACATCCGGCTCCTGACAGAGTCCCGGCAAAGGATGTGACGGGCATGGTCGTCGAATTGCAGGCGAACATGGGCATGACCCTCGTTGCGCAACGCAATATCGTCTACATTGATAAAGGACGAGAGGACGGGGTCCGCCCAGGGGATCAAATGGAGGTCGTTCGCTCCGGCGGTAATCTGCCTTCGCGCGTAGTGGGCCAAATCAGCATTTTGGGGACAGAGGATCATACCGCGACGGCGCTCATCACCAAATCCACCTCGCGGATCCTCAAGGGAGACCGTGTGCACCTCAAACTGCAAGGTGACGATATCGTACCGGTCTCGATGCCTTCTGAGGGATATGACTCGATTCCGTCGGTTTCCTCGGCCATGGCATCTTCTGGTGACAGGGCGGCTCATGCCAAAGGTACCGTACGGGAGACTCGTATTACACTTACCGGACTGACGAAGCAGTTGCGCTATGAATCTGGTGAGGCGACCATTCAACCGGATGGTCAAAGGGTGCTGGATCAGCTCGTGGAAAACGTGAAGGCCGCCCCGGGCGAACAAATGATTCGAGTCGAAGGGCATGCCGATGACATGGAAATTGGTCCCGCTCTCAAATCGCGCTATCCGACCAATTGGGATCTGTCCAAAGCCCGCGCGACCGGGGTTCTGAGATATCTCGTTGACAAGGGGGGCATCGACTCGGCACGAATCTCTTCCATCGGGTTTGGTGACACAAAACCGGTTGTCAGCAATGCGACGGAGCAAGGCCGTCAGCGGAACCGTCGAGTCGATGTTGTGCTGTATACTCCTGAGACCGGTAAGGGAGATGCAGAACGGTCTTCTGCGGCGGGAGATTTAAGAGACGAAGTCCAATCGAGCCATCCGGCACCGGATATCAAAGGTCTTGCCGCGCCATCCCATCAACCGGTAGCCGAACCAGCCGTCGAGTCGAAGAGCTCTGCGATTGATAGCGCCTCGATCGGATCGGATCAAATTCCAGGAGCCGGGCGAACGGTTGTCGAGCCTGCGGCTCCGGATCAGGTTTCAAATCAGCAGTCCCTCGTTCAGCCGTAGAGACTGATCCCGTTGGGAGCGTTCGCTTCCTGCGATCGCTCCACGGGCCTCTTACGACCCGCTCCATTGTTCGGTGTTTTCAAGCGCTGCTACAATGCGGCATGAACGTCAACCTGCCTTCTCCGATTTCTCAAACCGATTCTCTGTATGCCGATGTCATCGTCCCTCGTCATATGGCGGGTCCCTTTACCTACAAGGTTCCGTC
This window harbors:
- a CDS encoding OmpA family protein; its protein translation is MAWADDLDSIRYGESVLTYASGSIRQSSPQDGVVNVITGDNQTTGDRMQLGQGDVLYLKLRNPGEASIGDLYSIFKRTRKVFHPQTNRYMGYLVNRLAIVRVTQVEKSLSTVQVIRAYAAISPGDPVVKFTLPEEHPAPDRVPAKDVTGMVVELQANMGMTLVAQRNIVYIDKGREDGVRPGDQMEVVRSGGNLPSRVVGQISILGTEDHTATALITKSTSRILKGDRVHLKLQGDDIVPVSMPSEGYDSIPSVSSAMASSGDRAAHAKGTVRETRITLTGLTKQLRYESGEATIQPDGQRVLDQLVENVKAAPGEQMIRVEGHADDMEIGPALKSRYPTNWDLSKARATGVLRYLVDKGGIDSARISSIGFGDTKPVVSNATEQGRQRNRRVDVVLYTPETGKGDAERSSAAGDLRDEVQSSHPAPDIKGLAAPSHQPVAEPAVESKSSAIDSASIGSDQIPGAGRTVVEPAAPDQVSNQQSLVQP